The window GCGAACGGGTTCGACGCCGACGTGTCGATCGGTCGCGCGGACGACGGCGACGACGGGCTCGTCCGCGCCGACAGCATGCTCTCGGTGAGCGGGCTGAACGTCGGCCACGGGGAGACCGTCCGCGTCGTCGCCGAGGGGGCGGAGGCGGGGGACGCCCTCGACGCGGTCTGCGACCTGCTGACGAGCGAGGTCGATGGAGACGGCGAGGACGGCGACGAGAGCGACGACGGCGGGGCCGAGCCCGACGGCGGTGACCCGGCGTGAGGACGCTCTCTGGCGTCGGGAGCACGCCGCTTGCGGGCGTCGGCGCGGCACGCTGGTATCGCCCCGGGGCGGACCTGACGCTCCCCGACCGACCCGACCCGACCGCGGTCGACGCTGACGCCGAACTATCGCGGTTCGCGGCCGCCCGCGACGAGGCTCGGGCAGAGATCCGGGCCGCACGCAACCGCGCCGCCGAGCGCGTCGGCGAGGAGGAGGCGGCCGTCTTCGAC is drawn from Halorubrum sp. CBA1229 and contains these coding sequences:
- a CDS encoding HPr family phosphocarrier protein; this encodes MERTVTVVPEAGLHARPASELVQTANGFDADVSIGRADDGDDGLVRADSMLSVSGLNVGHGETVRVVAEGAEAGDALDAVCDLLTSEVDGDGEDGDESDDGGAEPDGGDPA